One Palaemon carinicauda isolate YSFRI2023 chromosome 5, ASM3689809v2, whole genome shotgun sequence DNA window includes the following coding sequences:
- the LOC137641129 gene encoding beta-1,4-N-acetylgalactosaminyltransferase bre-4-like yields the protein MILIYGVSLLPVGILRIFRSAKPLEQQEKEHPELEPGGHYRPPNCTARHRVAIIIPYRNRAEQLPPFFNHMHAFLQRQQIEYSIFIVEQTGNDPFNRGFLMNVGAIEALKRYKIDCFVFHDVDLLPEDDRNLYTCPDQPRHLSTLVDSLGYKLLSVDMFGGVTSLTTEQFKIVNGFSNKFWGWGGEDDDMGNRVKFHGFLITRYPLNIGRYTMLTHKKAVPGPDRFKNLYSGSKRFATDGINSAKYKVLDIKIKPLYTWIAVQLYNS from the exons ATGATACTTATTTATGGAGTTTCCCTTCTTCCAGTGGGAATCCTTCGAATATTCCGCTCTGCAAAACCACTAGAGCAGCAAGAAAAAGAACACCCTGAACTGGAGCCAGGTGGTCACTACCGACCACCTAACTGCACTGCCAGACATCGCGTTGCCATCATCATACCATACAGAAATCGGGCTGAACAGCTTCCTCCGTTTTTCAACCACATGCATGCATTCCTTCAGAGACAACAGATAGAATATTCAATATTCATTGTTGAGCAAACAG GAAATGATCCATTCAACAGAGGATTTTTAATGAACGTCGGTGCAATAGAAGCTCTCAAGAGATATAAAATTGACTGCTTCGTATTCCATGACGTAGATTTATTACCAGAAGATGACAGAAATCTCTATACTTGTCCAGATCAACCAAGACATTTATCAACATTAGTGGATTCCCTGGGCTACAA GTTGCTTTCCGTTGATATGTTCGGCGGAGTGACCTCACTCACCACCGAACAGTTCAAGATCGTCAATGGCTTCAGCAACAAATTTTGGGGATGGGGAGGGGAAGATGACGACATGGGCAACAGGGTGAAATTTCATGGGTTCCTCATCACCCGTTATCCGCTGAACATTGGCCGCTATACGATGCTCACCCATAAGAAAGCCGTGCCAGGCCCTGATAG attcaaaaaCCTATATAGCGGTAGCAAGCGGTTCGCGACAGATGGCATAAACAGCGCTAAGTATAAAGTCTTAGATATTAAAATTAAACCGCTGTACACTTGGATTGCTGTCCAGCTGTATAATTCATGA